In a genomic window of Desulfobotulus mexicanus:
- the glnD gene encoding [protein-PII] uridylyltransferase produces MMTNLQTHKKSSAIQVLKEKRSQLIQEYLDGRAEDFLVRHAALIDSYFRESFTLSDVGPLMDIARNPYAIIALGGYGRMEQCVHSDVDILFLFEKEVPPSAEALIQEVIYPLWDIGLEVGHATRAISECLHLASQDLEVLTAVLDARFVCGMSPLFMTLMEKLRARFVQSHPKKIMGWLVEGNRKRHEQFGDSTHLLEPNLKLGQGGLRDYHTMLWLGRVRFGLKEPRDLEYNGYLSWEEFHNLKKALAFIWQVRNHLHYLTGRKCDQLYFEHQMQLAETLGFIPGDGMTSVERFLGALHQEMDFIKQHLLMLLDEAGHEQKLGFKRRYRKTTKVPGLIIHKGMLGFDDIKSVLKNPELLVAVFQESGSKKLPLSAEAKRIVREMGYLVDDAFRSRRDVLKMFEKILATPSFAYHPLNEMQATGILIRLIPEFDAITCRIQYNKYHLYPVAKHSLRTVQAVADFSLAPVKKPHGQDALYHETFGEIKNRRLLFWGAMLHDIGKGVSTNDHSSEGAGLTRTILARFGMRSDYADTVIFLVQEHLFLIKAATRRDVNDEETITACAMKIRDPERLRMLFLLTVADSLSTGPKAWSEWTATLLTSLYFRVLKMLEKGELAEEEAIERIEEKQGRILEEVDPAELEVMERLIAGMPPAYLLELSVVDIRTHMRLALQRKDVPFAWHVERCPQADLRRVLIHADDKPGFFSRAAGAFTLNRIEILDARIYGWKDGAAANLFILKPPPDQIFEEEAWEKTRRDLEDLLSGKIEIGTIIAKAPFAPSRKGMVLEPPHIRIDNESSSFYTIVEVHTYDFPGLLFRLTSALFRCRLDVKSAKIATKVDQVVDVFYVRDFDGEKMDSPEQEALIRQTVRNVLPEA; encoded by the coding sequence ATGATGACAAATTTACAGACCCATAAAAAATCTTCAGCAATACAGGTTCTGAAGGAGAAGCGCAGTCAGCTGATTCAGGAATATCTGGACGGCAGGGCTGAAGATTTTCTTGTTCGTCATGCAGCCCTTATTGATTCTTATTTTCGGGAGAGTTTTACCCTCAGCGATGTGGGCCCCCTCATGGACATTGCAAGAAATCCTTATGCTATCATTGCTCTGGGTGGTTATGGCCGGATGGAGCAGTGCGTTCATTCAGATGTGGATATTCTTTTTCTCTTTGAAAAGGAAGTTCCGCCATCAGCTGAGGCTCTGATTCAGGAAGTGATTTATCCGCTGTGGGATATCGGTCTGGAAGTGGGGCATGCCACCCGCGCCATTTCCGAGTGTCTGCACCTTGCCAGCCAGGATCTGGAAGTGCTGACCGCCGTGCTGGATGCTCGTTTTGTATGTGGAATGTCCCCCCTTTTTATGACGCTGATGGAAAAACTCAGGGCCCGTTTTGTACAGTCCCATCCCAAAAAAATAATGGGTTGGCTGGTGGAAGGAAATCGGAAACGGCATGAGCAGTTTGGGGATTCAACCCATCTTCTGGAGCCCAACCTGAAACTGGGGCAGGGCGGCTTGAGGGATTACCATACCATGCTCTGGCTGGGACGGGTCCGGTTTGGTCTGAAAGAGCCAAGAGATCTGGAATATAACGGTTATCTTTCATGGGAAGAATTTCATAATCTGAAAAAAGCGCTGGCCTTTATTTGGCAGGTGCGTAACCACCTGCATTATCTGACGGGCAGAAAATGTGATCAGCTTTATTTTGAACATCAGATGCAGTTGGCCGAAACTCTTGGTTTTATTCCGGGTGACGGCATGACTTCTGTGGAGCGTTTTCTCGGAGCCCTGCATCAGGAAATGGATTTTATCAAGCAGCACCTGCTCATGCTTCTGGATGAAGCCGGTCATGAGCAGAAACTTGGATTTAAAAGAAGGTACAGAAAAACGACAAAGGTCCCAGGTCTTATTATTCATAAAGGAATGCTGGGCTTTGATGATATCAAGAGTGTTTTGAAAAACCCGGAGCTTCTGGTGGCGGTTTTTCAGGAAAGCGGTTCTAAAAAGCTGCCCCTTTCCGCAGAAGCCAAACGAATTGTCCGGGAGATGGGTTACCTTGTGGATGATGCCTTCCGCAGTCGCAGGGATGTTTTGAAAATGTTTGAAAAAATTCTTGCAACGCCTTCCTTTGCCTACCACCCCCTAAACGAGATGCAGGCTACAGGTATTCTTATTCGTCTGATTCCTGAATTTGATGCTATAACATGCCGCATTCAATATAATAAATATCACTTATACCCTGTGGCTAAACATTCCCTGAGAACGGTTCAGGCCGTGGCTGATTTTTCTCTGGCCCCGGTAAAAAAGCCCCATGGTCAGGATGCCCTTTACCATGAAACCTTTGGTGAGATTAAAAACAGACGTCTGCTTTTCTGGGGTGCCATGCTCCATGATATTGGCAAAGGTGTTTCCACAAATGATCACAGCAGTGAGGGTGCTGGCCTGACCCGGACCATTCTGGCACGTTTCGGTATGCGTTCGGATTATGCTGATACGGTTATCTTTCTTGTACAGGAGCATCTTTTTCTCATTAAGGCTGCTACCCGCAGGGATGTCAATGACGAAGAGACCATTACCGCCTGTGCAATGAAAATCCGGGATCCTGAGCGCCTGCGCATGCTTTTTCTGCTGACCGTTGCGGACTCGCTTTCCACAGGTCCCAAGGCATGGAGCGAATGGACGGCCACTTTGCTCACAAGTCTCTACTTCAGGGTTTTGAAGATGCTTGAAAAGGGAGAGCTTGCAGAAGAGGAGGCCATTGAACGCATAGAGGAAAAGCAGGGACGGATACTTGAAGAAGTAGACCCTGCAGAGCTGGAAGTGATGGAAAGGCTGATAGCAGGCATGCCGCCCGCCTATCTGCTGGAACTTTCCGTTGTAGATATCCGGACCCATATGCGCCTTGCCCTGCAGAGAAAGGATGTCCCCTTTGCCTGGCATGTGGAGCGTTGCCCGCAGGCTGATCTGCGGCGGGTACTAATCCATGCCGATGACAAGCCCGGCTTTTTTTCAAGAGCAGCAGGTGCTTTTACCCTGAACCGGATTGAGATTCTGGATGCCCGTATTTACGGCTGGAAGGATGGGGCAGCTGCCAATCTTTTCATACTCAAACCGCCACCGGACCAGATTTTTGAAGAAGAAGCCTGGGAAAAAACCCGCAGGGATCTTGAAGATCTTCTCAGTGGTAAAATTGAGATAGGCACCATTATAGCCAAGGCTCCTTTTGCCCCTTCCCGGAAAGGCATGGTTCTGGAGCCGCCCCATATCCGCATTGATAATGAAAGTTCAAGCTTCTACACCATAGTAGAAGTGCATACCTATGATTTTCCCGGACTGCTTTTTCGTCTGACCAGTGCCCTTTTCCGGTGCCGGCTGGATGTGAAGAGTGCCAAAATAGCCACTAAGGTGGATCAGGTGGTGGATGTCTTTTATGTACGGGATTTTGATGGTGAAAAGATGGATTCCCCGGAGCAGGAAGCCCTGATCCGGCAGACGGTGCGCAACGTCCTGCCAGAGGCCTGA
- a CDS encoding ammonium transporter, which translates to MDTGDTAFMLVAAALVMFMTPGLALFYGGLVRSRNVLSTILQSFICLGMVTLIWVTYGYTLAFGTDVGGLIGNFEYLFLNGVGTEPGPYSDTIPHLLFVAFQLMFAVITAALITGAFAERIKFSAFLVFTFFWTSLIYLPVCHWVWGGGWIEAHGALDFAGGTVIHINSAVAALAAAIVIGPRKGWGKEAMPPHNVSMTVLGAGILWLGWFGFNAGSALAADGIAVNALMTTQVAAGSAAFSWMLYEWKVHGKPTALGAASGAVAGLVAITPAAGFVSPMAAIAIGLVAGVICCMAIRLKARFGYDDALDVVAIHGVGGLWGALATGLFASLAINPDGANGLFYGNPGQLGIQLIDSLAVIAFSLIGSLIILKLIDRFIGLRVSEEEEIQGLDLSQHSEVGYTL; encoded by the coding sequence ATGGATACCGGAGATACCGCTTTCATGCTTGTGGCAGCCGCCCTTGTGATGTTTATGACCCCCGGACTGGCCCTGTTTTATGGTGGGCTGGTGCGCTCTCGAAACGTTTTATCTACCATTTTGCAGAGTTTCATCTGCCTTGGCATGGTAACGCTCATATGGGTGACCTATGGTTACACCCTGGCCTTTGGAACGGATGTGGGTGGCCTTATCGGTAATTTTGAATATCTTTTTCTGAACGGTGTGGGAACGGAGCCTGGACCTTATTCCGACACGATTCCCCATCTTCTTTTCGTGGCATTTCAGCTGATGTTCGCTGTTATCACAGCGGCACTGATTACAGGTGCCTTTGCTGAGCGTATTAAGTTTTCTGCCTTTCTTGTATTCACCTTTTTCTGGACAAGCTTAATATATCTTCCCGTATGCCACTGGGTATGGGGAGGAGGTTGGATAGAAGCACATGGTGCTCTCGATTTTGCAGGTGGTACGGTGATTCATATCAATTCTGCAGTAGCTGCTCTGGCAGCAGCCATTGTCATTGGTCCCCGTAAGGGATGGGGAAAGGAAGCCATGCCGCCCCATAATGTTTCCATGACAGTACTTGGTGCTGGTATTCTCTGGCTTGGCTGGTTCGGATTCAATGCAGGAAGCGCCCTTGCTGCAGACGGCATTGCTGTGAATGCCCTTATGACCACACAGGTTGCTGCAGGTTCTGCTGCTTTCTCATGGATGCTTTATGAATGGAAAGTCCATGGAAAGCCCACAGCTCTGGGTGCCGCCTCCGGTGCTGTAGCAGGTCTTGTGGCCATTACTCCTGCTGCCGGTTTTGTAAGCCCCATGGCTGCCATTGCCATAGGTCTTGTGGCAGGTGTTATATGTTGCATGGCCATTCGTCTGAAGGCCCGGTTCGGTTATGATGATGCCCTGGACGTTGTAGCCATACATGGTGTGGGTGGTTTATGGGGAGCCCTTGCTACCGGGCTTTTTGCCTCCCTTGCCATCAATCCAGACGGAGCCAATGGTCTTTTTTACGGAAACCCGGGGCAGCTTGGTATACAGCTCATCGATTCCCTTGCAGTGATTGCGTTTTCTCTGATAGGTTCTTTAATTATCCTGAAGCTGATTGATCGCTTTATAGGCCTGCGTGTCAGTGAGGAAGAGGAAATCCAGGGACTGGATCTCTCCCAGCACAGCGAGGTCGGATATACCCTCTGA
- a CDS encoding P-II family nitrogen regulator codes for MKKIEAVIKPFKLDDVKEALNEIGVQGMTISEVKGYGRQKGHKEIYRGAEYVVDFIPKVKIEIVLPADRIEEAVEVIRKAALTDKIGDGKIFVIPVESVVRVRTGETGPDAI; via the coding sequence ATGAAGAAGATAGAGGCAGTGATTAAACCCTTTAAGCTTGATGATGTAAAAGAAGCCCTGAATGAAATAGGGGTACAGGGGATGACCATTTCAGAGGTTAAAGGATATGGTCGCCAGAAGGGGCACAAGGAAATTTACCGTGGGGCCGAGTATGTGGTGGATTTTATCCCCAAGGTAAAAATAGAGATTGTGCTGCCCGCAGATCGGATTGAGGAAGCTGTGGAAGTGATCCGTAAGGCGGCACTGACCGATAAGATCGGTGACGGTAAGATCTTTGTGATACCCGTGGAATCCGTTGTGCGGGTTCGTACCGGAGAAACCGGGCCGGATGCCATCTGA
- the glnA gene encoding type I glutamate--ammonia ligase, with the protein MTPKDVLAFAKENNARVVDIRFMDFPGTWQHCSFPIGELDESSFENGFGFDGSSIRGWQSIDASDMLVIPDAKTAKMDPFFKHPTLVLIGNIADPITKEPYSRDPRHIATKAEAYLKSTGIGDTCFIGPEPEFFIFDDIRYESSQHSSFYRIDSKEATWNTGKDEGPNLGYKPRPKEGYFPLPPMDKFQDLRSEMMLTLEDIGIAMECQHHEVATAGQAEIDMRFKPLLEMGDQLVWFKYVLKNVAYRNGHTVTFMPKPLFGDNGSGMHIHASFWKDGKPLFAGNLYAGLSQEALWAIGGIMKHARALCAFTNPTTNSYKRLVPGFEAPINIAYSGRNRSAAIRIPIGVDSPKAKRIEFRTPDPSSNGYLAFSAIMMAMIDGIQNKMDPGDPMDKNIYDLPPEELANIPSAPGSLEEALNALKEDHAFLLKGDVFTEDVISKWIEYKMEKEVTEVRRRPHPHEFQLYYDI; encoded by the coding sequence ATGACCCCAAAAGACGTTCTGGCCTTTGCCAAGGAAAACAATGCAAGAGTGGTTGATATCAGGTTTATGGATTTTCCAGGAACCTGGCAGCACTGTTCCTTCCCCATAGGTGAGCTGGATGAATCAAGCTTTGAAAATGGATTTGGTTTTGATGGTTCCTCCATCCGCGGATGGCAGTCCATTGATGCCTCGGACATGCTGGTGATTCCCGATGCAAAAACTGCAAAGATGGATCCCTTTTTCAAGCATCCCACACTGGTACTCATCGGCAATATTGCCGATCCCATCACCAAGGAGCCTTACAGCAGAGACCCAAGGCATATTGCCACCAAGGCGGAGGCCTATCTGAAATCCACGGGCATAGGTGATACCTGTTTTATAGGGCCTGAGCCTGAGTTTTTCATCTTTGATGATATCCGCTATGAGTCTTCCCAGCATTCTTCCTTTTATCGCATCGATTCCAAGGAAGCCACCTGGAATACCGGAAAGGATGAAGGGCCCAACCTTGGTTATAAGCCCCGGCCCAAGGAAGGCTATTTCCCCCTGCCTCCCATGGACAAATTCCAGGATCTGCGCTCTGAAATGATGCTGACCTTAGAAGATATTGGCATTGCCATGGAGTGTCAGCACCATGAGGTGGCCACGGCCGGTCAGGCGGAAATTGATATGCGCTTCAAGCCCCTTCTGGAAATGGGGGATCAGCTGGTATGGTTTAAGTATGTGCTGAAAAACGTGGCTTACAGAAACGGGCACACCGTTACCTTTATGCCTAAGCCTCTTTTCGGTGATAATGGTTCTGGTATGCACATTCATGCATCTTTCTGGAAGGATGGTAAGCCCCTTTTTGCGGGTAATCTCTATGCTGGTCTTTCCCAGGAAGCACTCTGGGCCATTGGTGGCATCATGAAGCATGCCCGTGCCCTCTGCGCCTTTACCAATCCCACCACCAACTCTTATAAACGTCTGGTGCCGGGTTTTGAGGCTCCTATTAATATTGCCTATTCAGGCCGTAACCGTTCCGCAGCCATCCGTATTCCCATTGGCGTGGACTCTCCCAAGGCCAAGCGCATTGAGTTCCGCACCCCCGATCCTTCCAGTAACGGATATCTTGCCTTTTCCGCCATCATGATGGCCATGATTGACGGGATTCAGAACAAGATGGATCCGGGCGATCCCATGGATAAAAACATCTATGACCTTCCGCCCGAAGAACTGGCAAACATTCCCAGTGCGCCGGGCAGCCTGGAAGAAGCCCTCAACGCTCTGAAGGAAGATCATGCCTTCCTTTTGAAAGGCGATGTCTTTACAGAGGATGTTATAAGCAAATGGATTGAGTACAAGATGGAAAAAGAGGTGACAGAGGTGCGGCGCAGGCCCCATCCCCATGAGTTTCAGCTTTACTATGATATCTAA
- a CDS encoding sigma 54-interacting transcriptional regulator has product MQRKTQHDSPAIITDSIADVTLLYEISKALGEHMDLKKSLYTVMDILANHGNMQRGTITLLNPVTGEIRIEVAHGMSKGAMAKGIYKLGEGVTGSVIKEGKPIAIERISQEASFLNRTSVRKNDEDYSFICVPIKEGDHVMGALSTDRPYQEDFDLQRGMQLLSVIATMLARHVSNLERIQMEKERLKAENRRLQEELEKKYRFTNIVGNSNKMREVYQMISQVSRSTATVLIRGESGTGKELVANSIHYNSNRANQPFVKINCAALPENLIESELFGHEKGAFTGAISQKKGKFELAHKGTIFLDEMGSVSPDVQVRLLRVLQEREFERVGGHKTIKVDVRVVAATNRNLEKAVEEENFRGDLYYRLNVFPIYMPPLRERKTDILLLADFFLEKYARENEKDIKRFSTPSIDMMMGYHWPGNVRELENCIERAVLLCEEGVIHTYHLPPTLQTGLETGSLPAHSLEEAVAKLEKDMLVDALKNTRGNVCQAASLLQTTVRKFSYKAKAYDIDYREYR; this is encoded by the coding sequence GTCACCCTGCTCTACGAGATATCCAAAGCCCTTGGCGAACATATGGATTTAAAAAAATCCCTTTATACTGTCATGGATATTCTTGCCAACCATGGCAACATGCAAAGGGGTACCATTACCCTTCTCAACCCCGTCACCGGAGAAATCCGCATTGAGGTGGCCCACGGGATGAGCAAGGGAGCCATGGCCAAAGGGATTTACAAGCTGGGCGAAGGGGTTACAGGCTCTGTCATTAAAGAGGGTAAGCCCATTGCCATTGAACGCATATCCCAGGAAGCCAGCTTTCTTAACCGTACATCCGTCCGGAAGAATGATGAAGATTATTCCTTCATCTGTGTGCCCATCAAAGAGGGCGATCATGTCATGGGTGCCTTAAGCACAGACCGGCCTTATCAGGAAGACTTTGATCTGCAGCGGGGCATGCAGCTCCTTTCTGTTATCGCCACCATGCTGGCCCGCCACGTAAGCAATCTTGAACGCATACAGATGGAAAAGGAAAGGCTGAAGGCAGAAAACCGCAGACTGCAGGAAGAGCTGGAAAAAAAATACAGATTTACCAATATTGTGGGCAACTCCAACAAGATGCGGGAAGTCTATCAGATGATCTCCCAGGTTTCCCGCAGCACGGCTACGGTATTGATACGGGGAGAATCCGGCACAGGCAAGGAGCTTGTGGCCAACTCCATTCACTACAATTCAAACCGGGCCAACCAGCCCTTTGTCAAAATCAATTGTGCGGCTCTGCCGGAAAATCTCATTGAAAGCGAGCTTTTCGGCCATGAAAAAGGAGCTTTCACAGGTGCCATCAGCCAGAAAAAAGGTAAATTCGAACTGGCCCACAAAGGAACCATCTTCCTCGATGAAATGGGCTCCGTATCCCCGGATGTACAGGTCAGACTGCTGCGTGTACTTCAGGAGAGGGAGTTTGAGCGGGTGGGGGGGCACAAAACCATCAAGGTGGATGTGCGGGTGGTGGCCGCCACCAACAGAAACCTTGAAAAAGCCGTTGAAGAGGAAAACTTCCGCGGTGATCTCTATTACCGCCTCAATGTTTTTCCCATTTACATGCCGCCCCTGCGGGAACGCAAAACCGATATCCTTTTACTGGCGGACTTTTTCCTTGAAAAATATGCAAGGGAGAATGAAAAGGACATCAAACGCTTTTCCACTCCTTCCATTGACATGATGATGGGATACCACTGGCCGGGAAACGTGCGGGAACTGGAAAACTGCATTGAAAGGGCTGTTCTGCTCTGCGAGGAAGGGGTAATTCATACCTACCATCTGCCCCCCACCCTGCAGACTGGTCTGGAAACGGGCAGTCTGCCGGCCCATTCCCTGGAAGAGGCCGTTGCCAAACTGGAAAAAGACATGCTGGTGGATGCCCTTAAAAACACCCGGGGCAATGTCTGCCAGGCGGCCAGCCTGCTGCAGACCACCGTTCGCAAGTTTTCCTACAAGGCCAAGGCCTATGACATTGATTACAGAGAATACAGATAA